The following coding sequences are from one Rathayibacter sp. SW19 window:
- a CDS encoding metal ABC transporter solute-binding protein, Zn/Mn family translates to MNRKRFAAPALLAALLATAVVLTGCSAGASAAPSETSGTLSVVATTNVWGDIAATVGGDHVTVTSLISDPNIDPHEFQADARDQLAIAKANVVVKNGGGYDDFANTMLAAAGNNAAGNSATGGSAPGNSAAGNSKRIVLDAVQISGKKAHGSAGLNEHVWYDFPTVEKVATQLSSAFAKLDPKNATVYVQNAGALNAKIADLVTREGALKAKYSGQGAAITEPVPLYLLNSIGLVDKTPQKFSEAVENNTDVAPSVLNDTLSLFSEHAVRLLVYNEQTTGAQTDAVLAAAKSADVPVVPVAETMPKGDTFLSWMSGNLAAVAAALNTPSSK, encoded by the coding sequence ATGAACCGCAAGCGCTTTGCCGCTCCAGCATTGCTCGCGGCGCTGCTTGCCACAGCCGTGGTGCTGACCGGCTGCTCCGCCGGGGCATCCGCCGCGCCGTCCGAGACCTCAGGCACGCTGTCGGTGGTTGCGACCACCAACGTGTGGGGCGATATCGCGGCGACGGTCGGCGGCGATCATGTCACCGTCACCTCGCTGATCAGCGACCCGAATATCGACCCGCACGAATTCCAAGCGGATGCCCGCGACCAGCTTGCGATCGCGAAGGCCAATGTCGTGGTCAAGAACGGCGGCGGCTACGACGACTTCGCAAACACCATGCTCGCCGCTGCTGGCAACAACGCGGCCGGCAACAGTGCGACCGGCGGCAGTGCGCCCGGCAACAGTGCGGCCGGCAACTCGAAGCGCATCGTGCTCGACGCCGTTCAGATTTCCGGCAAGAAGGCGCACGGATCAGCAGGGCTCAACGAGCACGTCTGGTACGACTTCCCGACAGTGGAGAAAGTAGCGACGCAGCTCAGTTCCGCGTTTGCGAAACTCGACCCCAAGAATGCGACCGTCTATGTGCAGAACGCCGGCGCACTGAATGCGAAAATCGCCGACCTCGTAACGCGGGAGGGGGCACTCAAAGCGAAGTATTCGGGTCAGGGCGCGGCGATCACGGAGCCCGTGCCGTTGTATCTGTTGAACTCGATCGGACTCGTTGACAAGACGCCGCAGAAGTTCAGCGAGGCAGTGGAGAACAACACCGATGTTGCGCCGTCCGTTTTGAACGACACGCTCTCGCTGTTCAGCGAGCACGCGGTCAGGCTCCTGGTCTACAACGAGCAGACCACCGGTGCGCAGACCGATGCCGTGCTGGCGGCGGCGAAGAGCGCCGACGTGCCTGTCGTGCCGGTGGCCGAGACGATGCCGAAAGGCGACACGTTTCTATCCTGGATGAGCGGCAATCTGGCTGCCGTCGCAGCAGCACTGAACACGCCGTCGAGCAAGTAG
- a CDS encoding dihydrolipoamide acetyltransferase family protein: MSESEFLLPDVGEGLTEAEIVSWKVAPGDTVHLNQVLVEIETAKSLVELPSPFDGVVGELLVSEGQTVDVGTPIIIVTDVALSSAGERASDPATATAPAGPSERASEEVFADAAVDVESTIEREDDEKPGAVLVGYGSQGHGPSRRRRATHPGSAVVGATPASGAAPRSTAADAPRQFPAPARPDERRHLPSGAELMPAASASPVIAKPPIRKLAKDLGVELADVEPTGLAGETTRDDVVRAATQASVFHNIQTPEWPDTREERIPVKGVRKAIATAMSKSAFSAPHVGLFVDVDATRTMEFVKRLKNSTDFAGVKVSPLLIMAKAMIWAVRRNPTVNSTWTDEEIIVHHFVNLGIAAATPRGLIVPNVKDAQDLSLLDLARALEQLTLTARDGRTSPADMAGGTITITNIGVFGMDTGTPILNPGEVGIIALGTIKQKPWVVDGEVRPRLVTTIGASFDHRVVDGDVASRFVADVASIIEEPALLLD, translated from the coding sequence ATGAGTGAATCCGAGTTCCTGCTCCCCGATGTCGGCGAAGGTTTGACCGAGGCTGAAATTGTGTCGTGGAAGGTCGCGCCCGGCGACACCGTGCACCTCAACCAGGTACTTGTCGAGATCGAGACGGCGAAGTCGCTGGTCGAACTGCCGTCGCCGTTCGACGGAGTCGTCGGCGAACTACTGGTGAGTGAAGGCCAAACCGTCGACGTCGGCACCCCGATCATCATCGTGACGGATGTCGCGCTGTCAAGCGCGGGGGAGCGCGCCAGCGATCCCGCAACCGCAACCGCGCCCGCGGGCCCGAGCGAGCGAGCGAGCGAGGAGGTCTTCGCGGATGCTGCGGTCGACGTCGAGTCGACCATTGAACGCGAAGACGACGAGAAACCTGGCGCGGTGTTGGTGGGCTACGGTTCGCAGGGGCATGGCCCGAGCAGGCGCCGCCGAGCGACGCATCCGGGCAGCGCGGTGGTTGGCGCCACGCCGGCCAGCGGCGCAGCTCCCCGCAGTACGGCAGCGGATGCGCCGCGCCAGTTCCCAGCACCGGCGCGGCCAGACGAGCGCCGGCATCTGCCGAGCGGGGCAGAGCTTATGCCGGCGGCATCCGCTTCGCCTGTGATCGCGAAGCCGCCGATCCGCAAGCTGGCCAAGGACCTCGGTGTCGAGTTGGCTGACGTTGAACCGACCGGGCTGGCCGGTGAAACCACGCGCGATGACGTGGTGCGTGCAGCGACGCAGGCGAGTGTGTTCCACAACATTCAGACGCCCGAGTGGCCGGACACACGCGAGGAGCGCATCCCGGTCAAGGGCGTGCGCAAGGCGATCGCGACGGCGATGTCGAAGAGCGCATTCAGCGCACCCCACGTCGGCCTGTTCGTCGATGTCGACGCGACGCGCACGATGGAGTTCGTCAAGCGGCTCAAGAACTCGACCGACTTCGCCGGAGTGAAAGTATCCCCACTGCTGATCATGGCAAAGGCGATGATCTGGGCGGTGCGCCGCAACCCGACAGTCAACTCGACCTGGACTGACGAAGAGATCATCGTGCACCACTTCGTCAACCTCGGCATTGCGGCAGCAACGCCGCGCGGCCTGATCGTTCCGAACGTGAAGGACGCGCAGGATCTCAGCCTGCTCGATTTGGCCCGCGCGCTCGAGCAGCTCACCTTGACGGCGCGTGATGGCAGAACGTCGCCCGCGGATATGGCAGGCGGCACGATCACGATTACGAACATCGGTGTGTTCGGCATGGACACGGGCACGCCGATTCTGAATCCGGGCGAGGTGGGAATTATCGCGCTCGGCACGATCAAACAGAAGCCGTGGGTTGTCGACGGCGAGGTGCGTCCGCGCCTGGTCACGACGATCGGCGCCTCGTTCGACCACCGCGTTGTCGACGGGGATGTCGCCAGTCGCTTCGTCGCGGACGTCGCGTCGATCATCGAGGAGCCCGCGCTCCTGCTGGACTGA